In Calliopsis andreniformis isolate RMS-2024a chromosome 6, iyCalAndr_principal, whole genome shotgun sequence, the genomic window TTGAAACCAACGTTGATCAGAACAATACCAGCAACAGCTACATTATTTGTAATTTACGAATATTCGAAGAAACACATGCatgattttttttatataaattgaCAAAAGTAGAGGACAAAAAGTATTTGAACAAAAAGTAGGTATTTAAAATGTACCTAAGTGTATCGATAAAAGCATATATTCATCTTGTAAATAATAGAAACATATATAACAATTTTATTCAGTATTCAAGAattattatacaaatatttGGAATAATAATTACCAAATGGCAAATGTAACAAAATCTCTAACATATTTCACCTTATTCattctaatttaatttaatacttCGAAATTTTTAGAAACTCTATACACTATGTATTATTTGTAAAACTAATGTGTTTTATTATCAGTTATTATCTTTTTGACAATATTTATAAACTGCTTACTCCATTCAACTCACTATTTGTTTGTTTATATATAAATACACATCTTTAGGAAGTAATCTCTCTTTTTTGTTAATTTCGTTTTAAAGGGTTCCTTTCACCAAAAAGTTAGAATCGGTTGACTGAAAAATCTGttcctttaaaaaattatatttctgaTCGTCAGTAGAAAGAGAGTTCCATTTGAATGAAGAAATCTGTAAAAAACCACCAATTACAAATGAACAATTAAATCATTTCTGTATCAATAtgttacttatattttataaaaaatgagtTAATAGTTACAGGAATTGGTgcatatccaatagtttttaGTTGTCTGAATTTTGCATATGCAGCACCAATATATCCATCATGACCTGTTACTTTATGGCGATTAATTAATATGTATACAACTttccattttattttttttaaatcttctgTATCTACTCGTTTGATCGACCCAAACGGCATTTTTGATAAAATAGATTCAACTGAGATTGAATTGTTATATTCATCAAAACCGAAAATTATATCATTGACATAATAATGGGGCAAAATCATATCAGTATACACATTTAGTCTCAATATTTCCTGTTAAAAAAATTTACCGCATTAAACATCTTTGTGTCGTTTgaaacctttatattgtatttatgctcttAAGCTTAATACCTTGCATATGTATACAATCTCGTTTTGTAGTTTTACACCCTCGTTCGTCATATATGTATCACTTCTGGAGCAAAATTTCTATGGTAATaacaaataaaattttgttaaatttcgttgtaattaattatttacatGTTCGATTTAAATAAACAGTTGCATGTTTTAAAGTCTACCTTTAGTGAACAACTGTATAATTTATCATCCAGAAAAGGGCCTTTGTAATCAGGTAATTCTATTTTAGCAGAGCAATTTAGAATGAGGAACTCATTCGATAGTAGCTTTATATCATATTTATACGTTTCAATTAcaaactcagggttgaatacatACTCTATTAATTCTCgtgaatatatatttttatatgtcaAAAATACTATTACACGTGGAAGCGATTTTCTGAAGCTGTAATTAAGGTAGTATAAATTTATGAACTTTTCTGTTAAGTGAGTCTATAATATACATGGAATTTATATTATCTATGCTTATAATATATGTAACAACTTTACATTCAAGTAATGAAGTAAACTCACTCCTGAATTTCTATAGACCTAGTTGTTTTGTAAGAGGAGATCAATTCATTCAGTAGTTTATTACAAATATCGTGATACTCCGTATAGGGGGTAACTGTACACAGAGTATACAGAGTTCTTTCAATATCTTTTATTCTCAttaatttcatttctttttctactctaaaataaaattattatttttactatATAGAAATATATTGGTACTGAGTTTATATTATATAACTTACCTGGCACAAATATCATCTAGTAACAATTTATTGTAACGTTGCTGAGCTCCCATTGTATGTGTTATATGGGTCAATGCAAATATTGATAACCTTGGTAGTTCAGTACGTAAAGCTACAATTAAGTCACTAACATCATTAAAACAATGATAGCAATTGCTATACCTATAAACATATATTGGTAAATAGTTTGCTGATTTTTATGGTAAAAATTGTTTATCCATACAAACTCATTTTCTTACCGTATTAATTTCATGATTGATGCAATAGCTATGTTGTCTATATTTGACACATTTTTTAtgactttttttattattttcttcattAAATTTTGGTTAGAAATgcgtgttttatttaaaaaaaaacctcTTGCTAGTATACCTATTTCATTTCCCGTAAATTCAAACAAGCATTCTTCTAAACTACATTGAATTTCAAACATATTTAAATTAGGAGTATTATAAAGACTTGAATAAAACAGAAATTGAATCAACTGCTTTGAAGAGAGTTTGTGAGGTTTTGTACCAATTTTTCTAAGAGCACGCCACACATAGTCGGGGGGCGATACGTTTAGCTGATAAAATGCATCAACTAAGAGTAACATTTCTGCGTAATTTgaagagaaaaactgttttaaacaTTGGTTGCTTAAGTTCTTCATAAACTCTAAATAAATGTGTGATTCTTTTAAAAAATCAGTTAATACAATTAAACATTgcatcaatttttttatttgcgCACTATCAAATTCAGAGAGTTTATCATTACAagcttctaaaatgaaattgaatAATTCATTTTCAAATTGTGTACCGTTTAAATGACAGTACATTAATTTCTTCAATGCATCAAGAATATACTGTGGAGGTTGTATTAACCAATTCGCATTGTACAGCTTTTCTATTTCATCAAGAGTAACATCTACTTTTACTTTAACAGGTGGGATAATAGTATTTGCATAATGCACAGAATTCTGAAGTAGTgcatacattaatttatgttcGTATATTTTTGCATTTGTATGCAAATGTTCTCGCTTAATATTTTGCGTTGCGAAGTTTGTACATTTTCGGTAttggaaaaaatatttatatctctCTGAGAATCTGTGGAAAGTAATTAATGTTTTCTTCTTCCATGCACTGTCAACAGAAATCGTGCAACATGATTTCTTACATAACCTTAATATCAATGGTTTAGCATGTCCACAACTATCATAATTTAAAAGTCTTCTTATAACGATGTTCATTTTTTAGATTGACATAAAGAGTGTCTTTCTGAGAGTATATGAATTGGAAATCGTTCTTATCTTTAGGTACAGATTTGTAATTAAAACTTTTAGATtcgtttcctacgttccggcacgTTCCGGTAATGCTATGAGAAATATGTTGTTATCTTGTTCCAAGCTTACTTATCATAGGcatgtaatattttataattagtaTTCAAAGTATATTCGTTTATTGTTAGTGAAGGAGGATTTATTTAATACAATTAGTACGTATCATACATCATATTATATGTGTATATTGTTAGTTAAAGAAATAAATGTTGACCACCTAAACCTAATTCTAGTCCCCTTATAGGGACAATACGAAAAACAGCATTCCTATCTATGATATCAGATTCCGTGGTGCATGACGCAGCCTTAGCGCTAAGAGCACATTCCCATTTATATGACTTATAGCGCCATGCACATACACCAAATACATATGTACTTCCATACACATATATCAGGCGTACACTCCAAAACTTTAAATGCTAATTTCGTTGAAACATCAaaagagaatttatatttttactatacgaattaaatataatttcttccgattctttta contains:
- the LOC143180605 gene encoding FAST kinase domain-containing protein 5, mitochondrial, with the translated sequence MNIVIRRLLNYDSCGHAKPLILRLCKKSCCTISVDSAWKKKTLITFHRFSERYKYFFQYRKCTNFATQNIKREHLHTNAKIYEHKLMYALLQNSVHYANTIIPPVKVKVDVTLDEIEKLYNANWLIQPPQYILDALKKLMYCHLNGTQFENELFNFILEACNDKLSEFDSAQIKKLMQCLIVLTDFLKESHIYLEFMKNLSNQCLKQFFSSNYAEMLLLVDAFYQLNVSPPDYVWRALRKIGTKPHKLSSKQLIQFLFYSSLYNTPNLNMFEIQCSLEECLFEFTGNEIGILARGFFLNKTRISNQNLMKKIIKKVIKNVSNIDNIAIASIMKLIRYSNCYHCFNDVSDLIVALRTELPRLSIFALTHITHTMGAQQRYNKLLLDDICARVEKEMKLMRIKDIERTLYTLCTVTPYTEYHDICNKLLNELISSYKTTRSIEIQDFRKSLPRVIVFLTYKNIYSRELIEYVFNPEFVIETYKYDIKLLSNEFLILNCSAKIELPDYKGPFLDDKLYSCSLKKFCSRSDTYMTNEGVKLQNEIVYICKEILRLNVYTDMILPHYYVNDIIFGFDEYNNSISVESILSKMPFGSIKRVDTEDLKKIKWKVVYILINRHKVTGHDGYIGAAYAKFRQLKTIGYAPIPISSFKWNSLSTDDQKYNFLKEQIFQSTDSNFLVKGTL